The Bactrocera dorsalis isolate Fly_Bdor chromosome 2, ASM2337382v1, whole genome shotgun sequence region GTTGGATCCAGTTCTTACTAGCAACATTGCTTGAAATAAATATCCTTCGAGTTGAATTAATGATGCTTAGTAAGGAAtttggaagatttatggtcctttgctctttggcaacggcgaataccgcagtcgatgaaacAATGAGATGTACGAGATATGCGGCGATATTGACTTAGTTCAGCAAATCAAGAGGCTAAGCTGGCTAGGTGATATCgcccgaatgaatgaaaacactctagctctgaaagtattcaacacAGTACCCGTCAGggtaagcagaggaaaaggaagatctccacttcgttggaaaaaccaggtagaaaaggacctggctacacttggaatcacGAAGAATAGGTTCAGACTGACAGatgacagacatggctaaatcgactcagctcgtcaggTTCAgcgtgtttataaatatatgcactttTTAGGGTCTCCAACGTTTCTTTTTGGTTGtaatttcgtggcaaacttagtaTATTCTGCTCAGGGTATGATAatgattaacaaaaaaaaaaaatcagctatgAAATGTCTCTCCATGGCTTGTGAGATGCTTCGCACAATTCACCAAACTTAGTTTCGCGTTGAAATaaagtattaatttaattaaaaacaaatacatttttaatttaaattaataatttaattaacaaacacACAAGACGCattgttaatttaatttgataacACTTCTTCCTACGCACATTAGCCCGCGTCACCACCGTAGGGTTAAGGCGGCTATTCAAGTTTCATTGAGCGTCAGTCAGTCTAATGAGTATGCGAAAGCGTTGACTTGGTGATACATAGTTGATGTATATCTATTGTTTACTTCGCTTTTGGCGGCAGTTTCGCAGGTTTAAAATAACACACGGTTATCAAGCAGGTGCCGGTTACGATCagctgtgtgtttgtgcgccATATTCGAATGAGGTTTCAAAAATTCAGCTAATATTCGAAGCCACAAATCTCATATAATGACAGAAAGTAGAGAGAGGCCGCACAAGGTGACATGAAGGCGATTGATTGGCCATTAAAAGCTGTGTTTTATTAACCTAAGCTAATTAATTAAAGCATAAATTAAAGTAAGGAGCTTAGAGTGACGCTTATATGGGAGAAGCTAACGGTAATGCGTTGATAACCTAAAAAACGCTCGTAAAGTGGCTTTATGAGGCGAGTAAAACTTAGCTAATCAGATGaagcacaaacatacatacaaatacacacatatgcctTGCCTTTAGTCGCGCTTGTAGTGCTAATGTAGTGCTTAGTTCTTGAGTTGAAAACAGTTATGCAGATGAGGCGTAAGCGCGTGTGCTCGAGTTTGAATTTTGTCCAAACTTGTTTGGTAGATATCTTAAGTTATGAAAgctttttgccgaaaaacaaTTCCTTATTGTGGAAATATTGAAGACATAAAtacactcatatatgtatgtaacgttgtatgtatatatgcatatatgtacatatgtgtatacatatttgaagGTAACCGCATTATATAATGTTGCGCTTCTGCTACCATTTTTGTTGTGTCACATTAGTAGAATGCAGTTAGACGTTGATACCATAAATAACGGTAAAAAAGTTAACTGCAGAAAGCAATCTCGATTTTGACATCAACCAAATACACAGATAAATGTTAAAGTGGCCAGCAATTAGAGCATGACggcattattttgaaataaaataaacttgtttgaattaaaatttataattcgcCGATTAGCACAACCACTTTGGACGAGAGCCGAAATCTAACCGAGCGCCTTTTTGGTTAACGAGTTAACGAAGATTATATGTCCCTGAATCGagcgggattgtctgcatagactttagaatttacatatcctcacagaaaaacgtctaacgatgtgatatcacacgatcttgttgGCCAAttgaccgacccaaaacgtgaaactatctgctcaccaaagtgttctcaTAATAAATCCATGGGTTGATGCggtgtgtgggaagtggcgccgtctttttGAAACGAATAGTCGCCAAGATCACGACctccaatttcaggcatcaatgTCAATTATCATGGCCCAATAACGGTCGCTATTGACGGTTGCGTTCTCACCGATATTatttgtgaagaaattttttttaatgaaatggcaggtattgaatctcttcaggttgctgttcgacccaaatgcggcaattttgcttttttagttACCCATTGAGCCATAAATGGAACTCTTCAAGAGCTCGTAGTAGCTTGGGAAGGtagaacggcttcagttctttcaCAAGCTTTAtcttgtacgctttcaatttcagATCTCGATGTAACAATTTGTAAAGTTCTGCATATGATTTTTAGAGTGGATGGAGAGTTAGAGCTTCTTTAGCCAAGTGGTTAGATATTCTTTAACTTCTTCCTTtaacttcttccttttcgctgtttggcgctaaTTGGAAATTCATGTGGAGTCAGGTTCTACTCCActtggtcttttcaacggagtggaggccttcATCGTCCTCTGCTTTCCTCGGCGGGTACTTGCTGTTGGTATTAATGCTGGTACCAAGAAGACAGCCAAACCCCTAAgattcgcttccttatccagcaGAACTAACGTCACGGTtcttgaggccaatgatatcagtATCATCGCCATTGaatattgtaccttctctattcagctcgaattattttctcgaGCAGTAGATGGAAGTAGTTCCACGATAGGGAAGCCTACTTTCTTCTTTTCTGAAGCCTACTTTGGTATCGAAccgctcggagaggtctttcagTTTGTTGGCGATAGGCCTCAGTCTTTCAGTCAAATTGTGGATtgagagcacacttaaattcgaATCGTCGGCCATACTTTCGTTCTACcctattctacaaagaagctgatgcatgcttcttatcagttctgcTTTAACCAGCTGAGGATTCGTTAATTGTGAGCTGACGATtatgtaatataataattaaagaaagtaaagTAACTGAGTAATTTCCAATATCGTTTTATGGGAAATCTATGCacgtaatataataaatttttgtaacaaaaaacaaaaaaattaaaaagaatcaataaaataaacagtTATAATTGAATCACAACCAAAGAAACGTGTCTTAAAAGAACGCCACGTCCTTTTTAACCTCATTTCAACTACGAAAGTcgaataattttcaatcaaatattcaattttattttattatcgatCATAAGGTTGCAAACATGCCGCTTATCAGCGACTTAACTGATAATCTGTGCAAAACACTTCCGAAATGTTGAAAAACCAGTGTGTGCCGCAGCGGCCGTAACTAATAAGTTGTTAAATTTCGCATTATGCCGTTTTTATGGCGCCAATTAGCGAGCTCAGCTAAACGTCGCGATGCTCGCAGccaaatgcatacatatttatgtgctgAAACAAGAGCGAAGAGCAATAAAAATACGGTgcaaaaatgaagcaaaaattCGCCCACGCAAAGCGGAAGCGAAGTTCAGATTTTGTTTGAATACATCGCCATTCAACAGCTGCCACCGCACGGCTGCTTAATTCCAACAAAATGTCGTTTCTGTCAACATTTCTCGCCGCTTATAATTAAGCGCAAATGCAATTAATATTTCCACATTCACACTTCGCGCTTCCCAGGTGGCTCGGCATGTGCGGGCTTTAAATTTGCTTCAATCACTTAAAAATTTCGATGTCGCTTTAATAGCGCTAATTATTGAGCAAAAGTAAGAGTTGGAGCATTTAGTTATGATTTGtggtaaaaatgtttttttttttttgggttttgtattttgtgtttttgatttgCTAAAcgatttatttataacaaaagcAGGTTCACAGAgatattaaaaatgtgttaaaatttaAACCGGAAATTATGCAAATAACATATTATTCTAGATACATATTGATTCTTCTCGAATCGAATTTCACTAGAAGCTCTACGatataaaaattgataaatagaAACTAATGAGCAACaagttgatgatgatgatgatgtgtATTAAGTTCAGTTTctaacacacaaacatatttaattataaaattggaaTTGTAATCTCAATTACTGTTTAAAGGAGGGATTTCGTACATAATTTTCACctgttgtaataataataaatttcttcACGTGTTCTCCGAAGCTATAATGCCATTCACCAATACAAAATATGAGTTACAAGAACTTGCTTCCGATCGTACAGTTTGCAGAGCAGCAGTATGCTATAGTTATTCAATCTGTGACGTCGCTTCACTATAtaggttcttgaaaagttccaagaagatccgacgttttcgagccaaattttgttcagcggttAGGCTCATTTATGACTGAATGggtttgtaaaaaaacaaaactcccGCGTTTGGAACGATGAACATCGTTAATATGTTCTATACCTGtcttttcatccagaaaaaaacatgGTTTCGTGCGGtgtgtgggccggtggaatcatcggtccatatttccgCAAAACCGTCAAAGCCGAAAggtatcgcgccatgataacagaactatttgatgcctgaaattgaagttcatgatatcagcgacatttggtttcaaaaatcaatgaatttattgagagaatacttcggtgagcagataattccaCGTTTTGAGTcggtcaattggccaccaagatcgtctGATATCACATTGTTAGACTCTTTCCCGTgatgatataaatatataaagtccaaagcctatgcggacaatctcgcttcgattcaagctctggagcaaaacatcacgagtgccattcgccagttaccagtaaaaatgctcgaacgagtaatcaaaaatttaacttaatggatggaccatctgagacgtagccgcggcaatatttgaaagagaaaatcgtcaagaaataaatgcgaaaaaatcttctttcgaataataataaacattccccattaaatttgaagtttctgtgtttttctttaaaatatggagcctcgtggcaaacttaatataccctgttcatggCATAAAAATCGAATACCTTAATGCCTACATTGAGTGTTGCCGTGCCATTATTGGGGAATTTAACAGTTAATTGCatatattattacatacatatttctatttaattGCTTTGTGTTACTTTGCCGTATGCTTTGGATTGTTATTTTCTTGGAATTTCAATATAACAGGCAAATTGTCCTTAATCCATGGAATCCATGGCAGAATGACATTTTTTAGGATATTGACGTATTTCTCCCTTTTAAAATTCCATCAATCATATTGAGTGGACCTACACCATCCGAAGAAAAAAATTCCCACACCATGATTGATCTTCCACCATGTCCCACTACGCGTGAAACATAGTGAGGATCAAATTCTTAATAGATTGGTCGGCAAACATACCTTCAACCATCAGGATCTATGCGATTTATTTTGGTTACATCGCTCCAAACAACATACTTCCATTTATTTGTTGTCCAAGATCAATAAGCGTTGAAAAAGTCAACACATcctttcttttgaattttagttAGAAGTGGTTTCATGCGTGCTATTCTGCCGTGAAATCCAAATTCGACTAAACGCCGGGCAATTGTTCTCTTGGAAATTCGGACATTATATTCGTCTTGACTTTTATGTAGAATGTCAGTGGAGCTCTTTTTTGGGTCACCTCGGGGAATGAGTAATTCTGCAGTATATTTCTGTTGAAGTTTTAAAATTCAGTATATGCTTAAGGGCattgaaaacaatttcttttgagCATTTAACCTGATTCGAAATTTGTTTGTACGTCTTTCTAGACTGACGAAGGTCAAAAATGTAACTACGTAGGGCGAGGAGCTTTTACttattaaaaaacttgattaatacattttaatatattttaagccaAAAATTTGAAACACACCCTTACCagaaatcaataatattattaataaaaattaacaccttgaggaattttaattcttattagCTGTCGCACTTAATTCACCTTCTATATCGTAACGAATTTACaactttggaaaaaaataaaagaattttaacttcacaacaacaaaacagaatGAATTTAGTAGTAAATAGAGTAATACGAACAATACAAAAGTTTTAGGAATATAAATAAtggtatatcaaaaatttttatcatCTTACTCATCGGCCACCTACAAAAAAGGGAGCGTTTCTAATACGCTGTCAACAGCTGTATGTACGAGGTGTgatcaaaaagtatcgcgaattttgtgttttttcaaaaaatatttatttattcatgaatatctattttgtctccttcaaagtaatccccatgagatattatacacttgtgccaacggtttttccaatcttcgaagcacttcaaaaaatcattttttttatcttcttcagctcctccttcgatgccgtctttatctcgtcaagagaagcgtaacgtcgtcctttagggaacaagaaaatgtcacagggggccagatctggggaatacgagTACGGTgtctgcggcatcattagtgtgctGTTtgttggccaaaaagtcgcacacaagcaacgatgtgtgagcaggggcgttatcgtggtgcaaattgcgcataaccgtttttccctgtggcaagaacccatgatgcaccacgcccttgcaatcgaagaaaactgtcagttacgattcgcgatactttttgaacgcACCTCGTATACAGGGTTTAGGAAGTggtacttatatataaaaatttcaccaTTTTTTGGCACAAAACTGTAGGTATTTCATATTTAGCTTTCGGAGCAAAAATTCTATATGCCAGGAGAGCTTATAGACCTCTTTTTGAATATTAACTTAGTTATTTGAACCTGTATCGAATGTATTTCACTCCATTATTGATACTTTTACTGTGTGCGCATACCCCGCAGAGAAATCAGTTACTTACAAATAGCCGTAAAATTAGCAATCAAACGAGTCAGCCGATTATACGTATTTACTACGAAAAGATATTCCACAATATGTCAATTGTCAGATTTTGGCTAGTAATACAAGTATATCACTCTAACCTGAGAATCAGTATTCAAATTTACCGAATTCATTCGCCACTACATATAATATTCGAATTTCAAACTATAGTGGTACTCTCAGCCTAAATGTATGCCACTATTGTATTTACATTATGAATGTCTGTAAATTGATTGAAATAGCGAGTGTACTATTTATTCAATAAGACacacaaaaagtttgttttggCATATTCTAAGAAAAATTTACTTTGCAAATCgcttgcaataaaatttatgctCACTTGAGTATAAATGACTTTTCACAGTAAACAAATCGAACCGTTGTATAGGGTGCAGCACATTTTGAGTCAGTGTGTAAATTTTGAGGAATAATAAAGCACCGATTTATATGTGCGATATAGTTTAATTTGGTCGCTtgcaatatacataagtacatacatatgtgtataggAATACAACATCTACCGAGACTTCGTCTTTATGGGTCGCagaaatacgagtataaaacaaaaaactgtttaGTGGTTTCCATACTTTTTCATGCTTCTTGTGCTCGTCTATCAAaggtacatatactcgtatattgttTTTGCATACTTTGCTcttcattgaaaaattttaagagtCTTCAAATAAGCCAAATCTGCACCTCTTCCTGACTCAGACATGCATTAAATTTCCGTTGCAAAAACTGTTTGAGTGACGTCTTTCTGATTCAACATTCAATATCGATTTTCACTAACTGTTCCGATTATTAATGGGTTTAGCATAGACGACGGTTAAAACGCTCACTTTTTGGCTATGCAGTGACGTTTTAGGGTTTCTAAAGAACTTTTTGCTCTCCAAATTCCTTAAATTTCGGTAGGTAGCTTGTAATTGGCATCTGAGGTATGTAGGTAGATTTAATAGAGGGTGATTTATTTCGAGatttcctatttttttatttaaaaatcacagaaattttcaaatgttggccgcggttaCCTCATATGGTTCATCCGTTTAGTTCAATTGTCGATGGCTGGTGAataacacgcgtgatgttttgctctaaggtctgaatcgaagcgggactGTTCGCATAGACTATAGACTTCACATATTTCCACAGAAAAAAATCtgccggcccaaaacgtgaaccGAAGGAATAAGTACCACTACtcggatcacccgttataaccgAAAGGCTTTATATAAAGCTAAACTATTTCGACGGATTGTTTTCATGAGAAGCGACCACGGTTAGAATAGCAGAAGTCGAAGTTATACAGCGATCACCAAACAATCGAAAGCATGACACACTCTGTATAAgtacacaaaatataaataactgaGTGATGACAGTAATTGCTCCGCTTTTTGCCATACAGagtatacaattaaaatacagttagtgtgaaatgaaataaaatcacCAGGTTTTAAAACCAGTTGATATCCACATTTTGCGGGCGCAGATCAGAAATTAACTAAAGTGAGTAATTGAAGTGCATTcacattggaaaaaataacgctGGTAATGATATCTCTCACAATTCTTAGAACTCTGACGGCGGTCACAAGCACACCCTGCAAGAATGTCCGAGCTGCTCCAGTACAAGTTTATAGTTAACGGCAATTTCGGAGATTTGTGATTCGCAGTTTCTGAATAAAGGGACTTGGTGAATAGAACTTAGTTGCATATTTGAACCATAAGCAATTGTTGTCTTGGAATATTAGAAAATGAATTATATTATTccgatatttttaataacaaactattctataatatattatattattatattctatAATCTACATACGCCTAATTATAAAGAGtagacaaaataattttgaacatATTCAAATTAACCAAAATGGCTACTACTTATCGTTAAAGTATCCTCTACAAAGTCTGATTTTATACAGATGTatagttattttaaatatgagTATTCAGGATAATAAATAATTCCAATCATTTAAGTATATATTCGGACTCATCCTTGCCTTCCTTCCCTTTCGTGAAGTTTCCATATGCAAATTGAACTAGAAGGGGATCAGTGCAGCACTATTGGGATTTGCTGCGGGGCACAAACGAATGCAAGTACATACGGGCGTTTGACTTAGGCTTGGATGCTGGTATACGCCGCTGCAATGCAAATGGACAAACATAATCGTACAAACGTAAAAGTTCAAGTGCTGCGGTATTTGGAATTCACTTACTGAGTTGTGTGCCGACAATCACCGGACAGACATGCTGCTTGCTGCGATAATCGTATTCATGGTACTCATTCAGCTGCGTCCAATAAAGCAAGGCATTCGTCGGCAGCGTGATGCCCAATTCCAACTGCGGAAAGACAATAGCGCCACCCAACTTGGCTGTTTGCAGCTGCAAATGAGAAATGTAGAGCATAATTGATTTAGCCACATTTGATTCCCGCCCATCCATATCTCACTCACATTGAACAGAACATTCGCCATGATTTCGGTTGTCGCTGGCAGCAGCGCATCTGTATGTACGTCTTCTTCGAACGTCCAACGCTCCATTTGCCAAGCGCCCCACTTGCGTCCTGCATGCCCTGTAGCCAATTGTAGGCGCTCCGTGGTGCTCTTGTGCTTTAGTAGCTTTGCTACAGCTGCCTCATCGCCATCATCCGCATCGGCGATAATCTGTTGCAAGTCGCTGATTTCCTGAGCGCTCAACACGTTGTGATATATGGCGATGTATGGATCCAAGCTTAGGAGCTCCACTTGGAGTGGTTGCAGCAGCAGCTCAGGCAGATTACCGTAAATCAGGCGACAATCTGCTGCGCTGTTGCTAAATGCGCCGCTGCTGCTGGCGGCGTCAATGTTTGTTGCCGCACGACAAATCTCTCCAATCAGCAATTCTTCAACAGATTTGCCACTTTGCTTCAATGGAGAAAGgaaaatatgttcaaattttgtatattattcttTGGCGAGAGATTTATTTGGAGTATTGAATGGAAAATGGGAATAGAAGCGCTATTAGTACTTTCAAGTGGAAGAAAAcgcttaaatttgttttttgagCTAAAGTGCTTTGCTGAGGATAAGTGTGAATAAAGATTAAGGTGGTTTGATTTGGAAAGGTGAGgttaaggatttttttaaatcgacaacggagaaaaatttatattgatttaggTCCACCTTTTGGGAAAATCTATTGATGCTGAGTTTCTTTCTCCCGAAACATAAACTCAAAACGTTTCCTGGAAATATGCCGAAACTCAGTATATTCGAACCCGAAGCACTTACCGCTTTATTTTCTTTGCTCTGCTTTGAAgcttttttggaatttttcttgggctttttaaattttttttccactcGTGCCTTAGTTTTaagcagatttttattttttggatgtTTCTTCAATAGTGTGTTGATGATGTCGAGAGCGCTATCCAGGTTACCTAAGTTGAGAGAAAGAAGCATTAAACACTTATTTGCATACTTTTTAGTAGAATTGTAAAATTTGACTTATCAAATCAGGATTGAATTTGTGTACTGTATGTagatcaaataataaatatacacacacacaagttgaaaacaaatttttaatacgaaAAACATAGAAAATCTTTGAGACGTCAACCTATTGCTTCACACACTTTTGCCAGCACCTACTCACCCATATTGGATTCGATTATAGCCAGCGCTTCCATAATCTGCAAGCGCGCATTCCTCACCTCTGCACTGAGCCCCTCAGTGGAGGACATGCCTTCTGTGGCATTTGCCGCCGCTATTGACGCGCCAGCCACAGCAGGCAGCTTCCCTAGCGCCACTTCCATCCAAAATTTCGCAATCACAAAGTCGCCATTTTTCACTGATTTACGACCGATTTCCAGACAATCGCTCCAGGACATGGCTGCGCTGCGGGGTAGAAGAAATGCGCTACAAATACTTGTCTATCTACAATCATATTCAAAGAAATGCCGAAAGCGAATTGCTTTACGATAAGCTtttattggtgttgttgctaCACGCATTAACGATTTGTAGACGACGACTTACCCTAACTTTATGCCGTTCACCTCACCCACAGCCAAACGCTCTGGCTCCAGTTGGTAGACGCCCTGAATGCGCAGCAGGTTAAGGGCTGCCTCATCGAAGTCACTTTCGCTCGGGAATTTCAATGACTTCCTGGTAATTGTCAGATTTTTAACGATTTCTGTTGGCAATAAACGGAGGAAAACAACGacatttttagaatatttgcaatagctgtgtgtatgtgtgagtgtcaTCGCAGTATGACTCGCAGAAACTGCGTTG contains the following coding sequences:
- the LOC105226806 gene encoding prolyl 4-hydroxylase subunit alpha-2, yielding MSLTFSKRSNTPTQKSVRLKATAVSRTSSFALFLFMLTTLLIFAFGSAAAQTTTTTMNDQYLMVEYLNTQAVLTDTLRRYIEALQQKIGFIKSKTNEIKAINDVAAADMHKYVSNPLNALTILKRVTSDWQMLRQYAHNIDSTTEIVKNLTITRKSLKFPSESDFDEAALNLLRIQGVYQLEPERLAVGEVNGIKLGAAMSWSDCLEIGRKSVKNGDFVIAKFWMEVALGKLPAVAGASIAAANATEGMSSTEGLSAEVRNARLQIMEALAIIESNMGNLDSALDIINTLLKKHPKNKNLLKTKARVEKKFKKPKKNSKKASKQSKENKAQSGKSVEELLIGEICRAATNIDAASSSGAFSNSAADCRLIYGNLPELLLQPLQVELLSLDPYIAIYHNVLSAQEISDLQQIIADADDGDEAAVAKLLKHKSTTERLQLATGHAGRKWGAWQMERWTFEEDVHTDALLPATTEIMANVLFNLQTAKLGGAIVFPQLELGITLPTNALLYWTQLNEYHEYDYRSKQHVCPVIVGTQLTAYTSIQA